One part of the Thermococcus litoralis DSM 5473 genome encodes these proteins:
- a CDS encoding ThiF family adenylyltransferase encodes MLTEKELERYDRQIRIFGIEGQEKLKKSKVAVVGVGGLGSPVAYYLAAAGVNLLLIDEQLPELSNLNRQILHWEEDLGKNPKPLSAKWKLERFNSDIKIGTFVGRLTRENIEEVLKDVDVIVDCLDNFETRYLLDEFAHKRGIPLVHGAVESLYGQVTTIIPGKTKSLKEIFPVPPKKKEKFPILGATAGVIGTIQAAEVIKLLTGKGEVLANKLLIVDLMHNSFEVIDLED; translated from the coding sequence ATGCTGACGGAGAAGGAACTGGAGAGATACGACAGACAGATTAGGATTTTCGGGATTGAAGGGCAAGAGAAGCTCAAAAAGAGTAAAGTGGCCGTTGTAGGTGTAGGAGGACTCGGAAGCCCCGTCGCTTATTATTTGGCAGCTGCGGGAGTAAACCTCTTGCTCATAGATGAACAACTCCCAGAACTGAGCAATTTAAACAGGCAGATTCTTCACTGGGAAGAAGACTTGGGAAAGAACCCGAAGCCACTATCAGCTAAATGGAAGCTTGAACGCTTTAACTCGGATATAAAGATAGGAACCTTTGTTGGAAGGCTAACGAGGGAGAACATAGAAGAAGTTCTCAAAGACGTTGATGTTATTGTTGATTGCCTAGACAACTTCGAGACGAGATACCTTCTGGATGAGTTTGCCCATAAAAGGGGAATTCCCCTTGTTCACGGAGCCGTTGAGAGCCTTTACGGGCAAGTAACAACTATCATTCCCGGAAAGACAAAGAGTCTTAAAGAAATCTTCCCAGTACCACCAAAGAAGAAAGAAAAGTTCCCGATTTTAGGGGCAACAGCTGGAGTTATAGGAACCATACAAGCGGCAGAGGTTATAAAGCTGTTGACTGGCAAAGGAGAAGTCTTAGCAAACAAACTGCTCATTGTTGATCTAATGCACAATTCCTTTGAGGTGATCGACCTTGAAGATTAG
- a CDS encoding Lrp/AsnC ligand binding domain-containing protein, producing the protein MKAFILLVTKGDNSEIMKSLNSFPCVLEAHRLYGDYDIIVKVKVQDIHELSKLKNKLLNESPALYAEVLIIEEG; encoded by the coding sequence ATGAAAGCCTTCATACTACTAGTCACAAAGGGAGATAATAGTGAAATTATGAAAAGCTTGAATTCCTTTCCATGCGTATTAGAAGCGCACAGGCTTTATGGAGATTACGATATAATCGTTAAAGTTAAGGTACAAGATATTCATGAGCTTTCAAAGCTCAAGAATAAACTTTTGAATGAAAGCCCAGCTTTATATGCTGAAGTGCTGATCATTGAGGAGGGATAA
- a CDS encoding B12-binding domain-containing radical SAM protein, whose product MKVALVRTNPGKSGYASAYGYIAPPLGILSLAGAIREVAEVKVIDAEARGLAEEETVAEIEAFDPDIVGFTTIASTYVNPSLRIVRRMREEGLDSFVVFGGHHSTFTYPLVLREGVDAVVIGEGENTFQELVKALKERGSIRNVKGIAYVEKGDVKVSYREPIVNLDELPMPAYDLVDSKTYRATILGENARIASVETSRGCPYNCEFCSASAMWGHAWRFKSNERVIEELGFIKSLGYNWVFFVDDNFVVPFKYEERLKLLDAIIENGLNEINFIIQIRADIISKHPEIAKKLADAGVRVAFMGIESGSEEVLNSMRKGLRKNDTLRAVQLLSEQGIITYGGVIIGAPYESRKDRKATYKFVQMLGDHGLDALQISIYTPLPGSDSFYKALKERSLLTLNWDLYDVLRPVIRTKEKLWRLYFESREKTYMFYFKKWLHSVMGKAEEYSKPVLSSAKGYVVRRMPHYIKNFLKLPVESFLVQKRILNSAKKLDESTIRILEEVYTRHIMAYLRMFHEAMNQKRKTKA is encoded by the coding sequence ATGAAAGTTGCCCTTGTTAGGACAAACCCGGGAAAGAGCGGATATGCATCGGCTTACGGATACATAGCTCCCCCGTTGGGGATCTTATCTCTTGCTGGAGCCATTAGGGAAGTCGCCGAGGTAAAGGTCATAGACGCGGAGGCAAGGGGACTGGCGGAAGAGGAGACCGTGGCGGAGATAGAGGCATTTGACCCAGACATTGTGGGCTTCACAACCATAGCATCCACCTATGTGAATCCCTCTCTGAGAATCGTTAGAAGAATGCGAGAAGAGGGGCTTGATTCTTTTGTGGTCTTCGGAGGTCATCACTCGACCTTTACATATCCTCTCGTTCTACGCGAAGGGGTCGATGCAGTAGTTATAGGAGAGGGAGAAAACACGTTTCAGGAGCTGGTTAAAGCATTGAAGGAGAGAGGGAGCATAAGAAATGTTAAGGGGATAGCTTATGTGGAAAAAGGGGACGTGAAAGTCTCCTACCGGGAGCCAATCGTTAACCTTGATGAGCTTCCAATGCCCGCCTATGACCTTGTTGATTCAAAAACATACAGGGCAACAATTCTCGGGGAAAACGCAAGGATAGCCTCTGTGGAGACTTCAAGGGGATGCCCTTACAACTGTGAGTTCTGCAGTGCCTCGGCGATGTGGGGGCACGCATGGAGATTCAAGAGCAATGAGAGGGTAATTGAAGAGCTGGGCTTCATAAAAAGCCTCGGCTACAACTGGGTTTTCTTTGTTGATGATAACTTCGTTGTTCCCTTCAAATATGAAGAGAGGCTTAAGCTTCTCGATGCTATAATAGAGAACGGGCTCAACGAGATTAACTTTATCATACAGATAAGGGCAGATATAATATCAAAACATCCCGAAATTGCCAAAAAGCTTGCGGATGCAGGTGTTAGAGTTGCTTTTATGGGAATTGAATCTGGAAGTGAAGAAGTTCTTAATAGCATGAGAAAGGGGTTAAGAAAGAATGACACACTGAGAGCTGTTCAACTGCTCAGCGAGCAGGGAATAATCACTTATGGAGGAGTCATTATTGGAGCACCCTACGAGTCAAGGAAAGACAGAAAAGCAACTTACAAGTTCGTTCAAATGCTCGGTGATCATGGCTTAGATGCCCTCCAGATATCAATATACACTCCACTGCCTGGCAGTGACTCCTTCTATAAGGCACTCAAAGAGAGGTCTCTTTTGACACTTAATTGGGATCTTTATGACGTTCTACGACCGGTAATCAGAACAAAAGAAAAGCTCTGGAGGCTGTACTTTGAAAGTAGGGAAAAGACGTATATGTTTTACTTCAAGAAGTGGCTTCATAGCGTTATGGGGAAAGCTGAGGAGTATTCAAAGCCCGTTCTGAGCAGCGCTAAAGGCTACGTTGTCCGAAGGATGCCTCACTACATAAAGAACTTTCTGAAGCTTCCAGTGGAGAGCTTTCTTGTTCAGAAGAGAATATTAAACTCCGCGAAGAAGCTTGACGAGAGCACTATTAGAATTCTCGAAGAGGTTTATACGCGTCACATCATGGCTTATCTAAGAATGTTTCATGAAGCTATGAACCAGAAAAGAAAAACAAAAGCCTAG
- a CDS encoding GbsR/MarR family transcriptional regulator yields MVGVEEAKRIMMEHFANTARRFGLSELYGYIYGVLFFEDEPLSLGEIAERTGYSLSHVSTALKLLENIGLVKRIKKPGDKRAYYTAIKNIREWRKEAYYKKIEEDVKQTRENLLKALKEVENDKSEEAEKIRQRIEFALQRNAITEKILNIFLKNEDEQVLKALLECLEEKLNSENP; encoded by the coding sequence ATGGTGGGAGTTGAGGAAGCTAAAAGGATCATGATGGAGCACTTCGCAAATACCGCAAGAAGATTCGGGTTAAGTGAGCTCTATGGATACATATACGGAGTTCTCTTCTTTGAAGACGAACCGTTAAGCCTAGGAGAAATTGCCGAGAGGACTGGATACTCGCTTTCTCACGTGAGCACCGCACTGAAGCTCCTAGAAAATATTGGACTTGTAAAAAGGATCAAAAAGCCAGGAGATAAGAGGGCATATTATACAGCAATAAAGAATATCCGAGAGTGGAGAAAAGAGGCATACTATAAAAAAATAGAGGAAGACGTCAAGCAAACCAGAGAAAACCTTTTGAAGGCTTTGAAGGAAGTGGAAAACGATAAAAGCGAAGAGGCAGAGAAAATAAGGCAGAGAATAGAATTTGCACTCCAAAGAAACGCGATTACGGAAAAAATCTTAAACATCTTCCTGAAAAATGAGGATGAGCAAGTTCTGAAAGCCCTTTTAGAGTGCCTTGAAGAAAAGCTAAATAGTGAAAACCCTTAA
- a CDS encoding B12-binding domain-containing radical SAM protein — translation MAKIVLTTDETLTSTYHDVPLLDFLGCAPYDKLPKWVFRFFDTQLPDENGVLAQAPYGLRKVEAALLRDGFRRDEVVVAHPRRLERFIGKDTRIVALYEMDPLGLGPVSMMFTNGGKWTNYTKVKFLELVEKINRIRETKKLDFKIVVGGPGAWQVDFRKEERERLRIDHVVIGEVDHVAGELFKDIESGSADETIFIKGWPRVEEIPTIVAPSYKGLVEVMRGCGRGCRFCEPNLRVARHIPLERIEEEIRLNVNSGIDHAWFHSEDVFLYRVEDKKNFYPNAEAVVELFEIARKYTKNVNPTHGAVAGALAAPGMIEEISRIVDAGPNHWIGIQVGFETASPRLIGKYMNNKMKPFSPEEWPWVLLNGTYVFNKNYWFPAYTTILGLPGDTDEDEIMTAQLIVTMERELEEKLGNRAHFTVTPLAFVPMGLLKNQDFYQIDEMITYGQFLHLYYAWKHMMKEVTRGLPAVMKNNPFLIPFYPLARLGTRIVIRQIEKWGRSRGYEVKPLEPLDIRIEVEEHRWYSQPSLMEAY, via the coding sequence ATGGCCAAAATAGTCTTGACTACCGACGAAACGCTGACGAGCACGTACCACGACGTGCCTCTGCTAGACTTTCTCGGCTGTGCGCCCTACGACAAGCTCCCGAAGTGGGTTTTCAGATTTTTTGACACCCAGCTGCCCGATGAGAACGGCGTTCTGGCTCAAGCGCCCTATGGCCTCAGGAAGGTTGAGGCGGCCCTTCTCAGGGACGGCTTCAGGAGGGACGAAGTGGTAGTCGCCCACCCGCGCAGGCTGGAGCGGTTCATAGGGAAGGATACAAGGATCGTTGCCCTCTACGAGATGGATCCGCTCGGTCTGGGGCCTGTCAGCATGATGTTCACGAACGGTGGCAAGTGGACGAACTACACCAAGGTCAAGTTCCTTGAGCTGGTGGAGAAGATAAACCGCATAAGGGAGACCAAAAAGCTGGACTTCAAAATCGTCGTCGGCGGGCCGGGGGCTTGGCAGGTTGACTTCAGAAAGGAGGAGAGGGAGAGGCTGAGGATAGACCACGTTGTAATCGGAGAAGTCGACCACGTTGCGGGGGAGCTCTTCAAGGACATCGAGAGCGGGAGCGCCGACGAGACTATCTTTATCAAGGGCTGGCCGCGGGTGGAGGAGATCCCGACGATAGTGGCGCCCTCGTATAAGGGCCTCGTCGAGGTGATGAGGGGCTGTGGAAGGGGCTGCCGCTTCTGCGAGCCGAACCTGAGGGTCGCTCGCCACATACCGCTGGAGAGGATAGAAGAGGAGATAAGGCTCAACGTAAACTCTGGAATCGATCACGCCTGGTTCCACAGCGAGGACGTGTTCCTCTACCGCGTCGAGGATAAGAAGAACTTCTACCCGAATGCTGAAGCCGTTGTTGAGCTGTTTGAAATAGCTAGAAAATACACGAAGAACGTGAACCCGACCCACGGGGCCGTTGCCGGTGCCCTGGCCGCTCCAGGAATGATAGAGGAAATCTCCCGCATCGTTGACGCTGGTCCGAATCACTGGATAGGCATTCAGGTCGGCTTTGAGACTGCCTCGCCGAGGCTCATCGGGAAGTACATGAACAACAAGATGAAGCCCTTCTCACCGGAGGAGTGGCCCTGGGTTCTCCTCAACGGGACGTACGTCTTCAACAAGAACTACTGGTTCCCTGCATACACAACGATTCTGGGATTGCCTGGCGACACTGATGAGGATGAGATAATGACTGCCCAGCTAATAGTCACGATGGAGAGGGAGCTTGAGGAAAAGCTCGGCAACAGGGCGCACTTCACCGTGACTCCGCTGGCATTCGTTCCGATGGGCCTGCTCAAGAACCAGGATTTCTACCAGATCGACGAGATGATAACCTACGGCCAGTTCCTCCACCTCTACTACGCTTGGAAGCACATGATGAAGGAAGTCACAAGGGGCCTGCCCGCGGTTATGAAGAACAACCCGTTCCTGATACCTTTCTACCCGCTGGCGAGGCTTGGAACTAGGATCGTCATAAGGCAGATCGAGAAGTGGGGCAGGAGCAGGGGCTACGAGGTAAAACCTCTTGAGCCGCTCGATATTCGGATTGAGGTAGAAGAACACCGCTGGTATTCCCAGCCAAGCCTTATGGAAGCTTATTGA
- a CDS encoding ubiquitin-like small modifier protein 1 — protein sequence MKVKVRYFARFRELAGTGEEEIDLPEGSKIGDLVEKIKELHPKFKEEIFGEDYDDSADVNISRNGRYASFDEELKDGDIVALFPPTSGG from the coding sequence ATGAAGGTAAAAGTGAGGTATTTTGCCCGCTTTAGGGAGCTAGCTGGAACAGGAGAAGAGGAAATTGATCTTCCAGAGGGGAGTAAGATAGGAGACCTTGTTGAGAAGATAAAAGAACTTCACCCCAAGTTTAAAGAGGAAATTTTTGGTGAAGACTACGATGATAGCGCAGATGTGAACATCTCAAGGAACGGCAGATACGCTTCTTTCGATGAGGAATTAAAAGATGGCGACATTGTAGCTTTATTCCCGCCCACAAGTGGTGGATGA
- a CDS encoding CDP-2,3-bis-(O-geranylgeranyl)-sn-glycerol synthase translates to MNELLEALWYILPAYFANASPVIFKGKTPMDFGKSFVDGKRILGDGKTWRGFFGGLFTGVLIGVIQYQIKPDFYGSFSIALKLAFALSFGALLGDLIGSFVKRRIGMERGYPAVGLDQWGFLVSALVLAYPIKTLTTGQVLFLLLVTPFIHWGANVLAYKLKWKSVPW, encoded by the coding sequence ATGAATGAACTGCTCGAAGCTTTGTGGTACATTCTCCCAGCGTATTTTGCAAATGCCTCCCCAGTGATCTTCAAAGGCAAAACACCAATGGACTTTGGAAAGAGTTTTGTCGATGGAAAGAGAATTCTTGGTGATGGGAAAACCTGGAGGGGCTTTTTCGGAGGACTTTTTACGGGAGTTTTAATAGGGGTTATTCAATATCAAATCAAGCCTGATTTTTATGGCTCGTTTTCGATTGCCTTAAAACTTGCTTTTGCGCTCTCCTTTGGAGCTCTTCTCGGAGACCTGATCGGGAGCTTTGTTAAGAGGAGAATAGGTATGGAAAGAGGTTATCCAGCAGTTGGTCTCGACCAATGGGGCTTTTTAGTTTCTGCACTAGTTTTAGCTTATCCAATAAAAACTCTCACGACTGGACAGGTATTGTTCCTTCTCCTTGTAACTCCCTTCATCCATTGGGGAGCCAACGTTTTGGCGTATAAGCTAAAGTGGAAAAGCGTTCCATGGTAA
- a CDS encoding molybdenum cofactor biosynthesis protein MoaE, with protein sequence MKIRLFKKPEDFDIAEAVGLVSSPKSGGIAIFLGKVRNESHGRRVKKLIYEAYEEMAIEEMKRIREEALKKFPILDMVIWHRYGELEVGENTILIVVAGKHRKEAFEACIWAVDEVKKRVPIWKKEVTDEGVFWIEGEKAIPDKKVH encoded by the coding sequence TTGAAGATTAGACTCTTCAAAAAACCCGAGGATTTTGACATCGCTGAAGCCGTTGGGCTTGTTTCGTCTCCAAAAAGTGGGGGAATCGCGATATTTCTCGGAAAAGTTAGAAACGAGAGCCACGGCAGGAGAGTTAAAAAGCTCATTTATGAGGCCTATGAAGAAATGGCGATAGAAGAGATGAAGAGAATTCGAGAGGAGGCCCTGAAAAAATTCCCAATATTGGATATGGTTATATGGCACCGTTATGGCGAGCTTGAAGTTGGAGAGAACACAATTCTCATAGTAGTTGCCGGAAAGCACAGAAAAGAAGCATTTGAAGCCTGTATTTGGGCTGTAGATGAAGTGAAAAAGAGGGTTCCAATATGGAAGAAAGAAGTGACCGATGAAGGTGTGTTTTGGATTGAAGGAGAAAAGGCAATACCCGACAAAAAGGTACATTAA